Proteins from a genomic interval of Polaribacter sp. Q13:
- a CDS encoding outer membrane beta-barrel protein — protein sequence MNLKKCTFLLLTLIISQFATAQLTGEIIDAEDNYPLEYATLALYQTNNKTLVTGVVTDNKGRFSIGNIKPGNYYLEASFIGYKVNKIASFNLKNRSEKKDIGTIKLVLGSGNELNEVVVRSEKAAVVHKIDRQVFDTKKYQSTVGGNAVDVVKNLPSITVDGLGDISVRGSKGFTVLINGKPTQGDASSILAQLPANALESVELITAPSAKYDPEGKGGILNIITKKGAINGTFAQINVRGGFPSIEEYDTKKAAQRYGIDATVNKRTDNWNISVGASYQRNDKTGRREGEMFIINTPENKTTFLPSDGERSFDEITYNGRFNVDYTPNEKDTYSIGLFAGKRTKERLADIVYFDNHAVSPIGTDNRQYTFTYYNHNLRIRKGDFALGSFDYSHKFDNASKLSASILYEYTFLGGPTENDNLGNPDNTIVYQQEYNTNDNPLYGTRFNLDYQWKPFSFGTLETGYQYRDLDHTGKFVYERDGVLVPEFSSDVSLKRTIHSGYAQVTGSKSKWDYNAGVRLESMDRVYKEALRSEANENVYDYDFVKLFPSASLQYKINDKTNIKTAYSKRVERTTTFKMNSFAEREHSEVFEQGDNTLLPEFIDLVELGITKKLEKGNSVYATAYFRHVDNVINRVNTLAYEQSGAIIDSVINRVFSNVGKSNAIGLEIGATIKPTENWTNSFGANVYNYAIDGVLKFKHRDGINRQYDVDSKSTIYSFNLNSTYNFWENASLQFTFNYLSDRNTAMGEDSRFYSPNLTFRKKFMDDKLTATLQWQNMDMGLLNTNEQRISTSGSNFYTSTNYKYEVDMVSLNLSYTFNAAKNKSKFIESEFGKKEF from the coding sequence ATGAATTTAAAAAAATGTACATTTTTATTACTGACGCTTATTATAAGTCAGTTTGCAACCGCTCAATTAACAGGGGAAATTATTGATGCAGAAGACAATTATCCGTTAGAATATGCAACATTAGCTTTGTATCAAACAAATAATAAAACACTTGTAACCGGTGTTGTAACAGATAATAAGGGGAGGTTTTCTATAGGAAATATAAAACCAGGAAATTATTATTTAGAAGCTTCTTTTATTGGCTATAAAGTAAATAAAATTGCTTCTTTTAATCTTAAGAATAGAAGTGAAAAAAAAGATATAGGAACTATTAAATTAGTTTTAGGCTCAGGAAATGAGTTGAATGAAGTCGTTGTAAGATCGGAAAAAGCGGCAGTGGTGCATAAGATTGATAGACAGGTTTTTGATACTAAGAAATACCAAAGTACTGTTGGAGGTAATGCCGTAGATGTGGTTAAAAATTTACCTTCTATCACTGTAGATGGTTTAGGAGATATTAGTGTAAGAGGTAGTAAAGGTTTTACGGTTTTAATCAATGGAAAACCAACGCAAGGTGATGCAAGTTCAATTTTAGCGCAATTACCTGCAAATGCTTTAGAAAGTGTAGAGTTAATTACAGCGCCTTCTGCCAAATATGATCCTGAAGGAAAAGGTGGAATTTTAAATATTATCACTAAAAAAGGAGCCATTAACGGAACTTTTGCACAGATTAATGTTCGTGGCGGATTTCCTTCTATAGAAGAATATGACACTAAAAAAGCAGCTCAAAGATATGGAATAGACGCAACTGTTAATAAAAGAACAGATAATTGGAATATTTCTGTAGGTGCTAGTTACCAAAGAAATGATAAAACGGGTAGAAGAGAAGGAGAAATGTTTATTATAAATACTCCAGAAAATAAAACTACTTTTTTACCTTCGGATGGTGAACGTAGTTTTGATGAGATTACTTACAACGGTCGTTTTAATGTAGATTACACTCCAAATGAAAAAGACACCTATTCTATTGGTCTTTTTGCAGGTAAGCGTACTAAAGAGCGTTTAGCAGATATTGTGTATTTTGATAATCATGCAGTATCTCCAATAGGTACAGATAATCGTCAATATACTTTTACATATTACAATCACAATTTAAGAATTAGAAAAGGAGATTTTGCTTTAGGTAGTTTTGATTATTCACATAAATTTGATAATGCTTCAAAATTATCGGCTTCTATTTTATATGAATATACTTTTTTAGGAGGACCAACAGAAAATGACAATTTAGGAAACCCAGATAATACGATAGTATATCAACAAGAATACAATACCAACGATAATCCATTATACGGAACACGTTTTAATTTAGATTACCAATGGAAACCTTTTTCTTTTGGAACTTTAGAAACAGGATATCAATATAGAGATTTAGACCATACAGGGAAGTTTGTGTATGAAAGAGACGGAGTTCTTGTACCAGAATTTTCTAGTGATGTAAGCTTAAAAAGAACCATTCATTCTGGTTATGCACAGGTAACAGGTTCTAAAAGTAAATGGGATTATAATGCTGGAGTTCGTTTAGAATCTATGGATAGAGTGTATAAAGAGGCTTTAAGGAGTGAAGCAAATGAAAATGTATATGATTATGATTTTGTTAAGTTGTTTCCTTCAGCATCTTTGCAATATAAGATTAATGACAAAACGAATATAAAAACAGCTTATAGTAAAAGAGTAGAAAGAACTACAACTTTTAAAATGAACAGTTTTGCCGAACGTGAGCATTCAGAGGTTTTTGAACAAGGAGATAACACGTTATTGCCAGAATTTATAGATTTAGTAGAATTAGGAATTACTAAAAAATTAGAAAAAGGAAACTCTGTGTATGCAACGGCTTATTTTAGACATGTAGATAATGTTATTAACCGTGTAAATACGTTGGCTTACGAGCAAAGTGGAGCAATAATAGATAGTGTAATTAATAGAGTGTTTTCTAACGTAGGTAAAAGTAATGCAATTGGTTTAGAAATTGGAGCTACTATTAAACCAACAGAAAATTGGACCAACTCGTTTGGTGCCAATGTGTATAATTATGCCATTGATGGTGTTTTAAAATTTAAACACAGAGACGGAATTAATAGACAATATGATGTTGATTCTAAATCTACCATTTATTCTTTTAATTTAAATTCTACCTATAATTTCTGGGAAAATGCTTCTTTACAATTTACCTTTAATTATTTGTCTGATAGAAATACAGCGATGGGAGAAGATTCTCGTTTTTACTCTCCGAATTTAACTTTTAGAAAAAAGTTTATGGATGATAAGTTAACAGCTACTTTACAATGGCAAAATATGGATATGGGCTTGTTAAATACGAATGAGCAGCGTATATCAACATCTGGAAGTAATTTTTATACGAGTACAAACTATAAATATGAAGTAGATATGGTTTCTTTAAATCTATCTTATACTTTTAATGCGGCTAAAAATAAATCTAAATTTATTGAAAGTGAATTTGGTAAGAAAGAATTTTAA
- the aroB gene encoding 3-dehydroquinate synthase, which translates to MKSIQAVTYPVNFQDKAYKELSSLIAKNNYSTLFILVDENTMEHCYPKFIRNLETDKRIEVIEIESGEINKNIETCIGVWNAITELGGDRKSLLITLGGGVITDLGGFVASCFKRGIAFVNIPTTLLSMVDASVGGKTGVDLGVLKNQIGLFANPEMVIVDTDYLTTVSAREIKSGTAEILKYGITYDLKLFKEIKNNKNLVISDLIHRSIEIKNEVVLQDPKEQSLRKILNFGHTLGHAIESFYLESEDKENLTHGEAIAIGMVCECFMSSKLLGFPTEKVSEVKEVVLSIYNKVNLLKEDFSDIMELLKHDKKNVNGQVNFVLLNDYQDYKIDCKVPEDLIIESMEFYNK; encoded by the coding sequence ATGAAATCGATTCAAGCAGTAACATATCCTGTTAATTTTCAGGACAAAGCATACAAAGAACTTTCTAGTTTAATTGCAAAAAACAACTATTCTACACTTTTTATTTTGGTAGATGAAAATACAATGGAGCATTGTTATCCTAAATTTATTAGAAATTTAGAAACAGACAAACGCATTGAAGTGATAGAAATTGAGTCTGGAGAGATCAATAAAAACATAGAAACTTGTATTGGAGTTTGGAATGCAATTACCGAATTAGGTGGTGATAGAAAAAGTTTACTGATTACTTTAGGTGGCGGTGTTATTACAGATTTAGGAGGTTTTGTTGCTTCTTGTTTTAAACGTGGAATAGCCTTTGTAAACATACCAACAACATTATTATCTATGGTTGATGCTTCTGTTGGAGGAAAAACCGGAGTTGATTTAGGCGTGCTAAAAAACCAAATTGGATTGTTTGCAAACCCAGAAATGGTAATTGTAGATACTGATTATTTAACAACCGTTTCTGCTAGAGAAATTAAATCTGGAACCGCAGAAATTCTTAAATACGGCATTACATACGATCTTAAACTTTTTAAAGAAATAAAAAACAATAAAAACTTAGTTATAAGTGATTTAATACATCGCTCTATAGAAATAAAAAATGAAGTTGTATTACAAGATCCGAAGGAACAAAGCTTACGTAAAATTTTAAATTTCGGTCATACGTTAGGGCATGCAATTGAGTCTTTTTACCTAGAATCTGAAGACAAAGAAAACCTAACTCATGGTGAAGCTATTGCTATTGGAATGGTTTGTGAATGTTTTATGTCATCTAAATTATTAGGTTTTCCTACTGAAAAAGTAAGCGAAGTTAAAGAGGTTGTTTTATCTATTTATAACAAAGTAAATCTTTTGAAAGAAGATTTCTCTGACATAATGGAATTGCTAAAACACGATAAGAAAAACGTAAACGGACAAGTAAATTTTGTGTTATTAAACGATTATCAAGATTACAAAATTGACTGTAAAGTACCCGAAGATTTGATTATTGAAAGTATGGAGTTTTATAATAAATAA